The DNA window GAACCGTCGCCGCCGGAGCTGCTCGACTGATTGATGCCCACCGCGTTTTCCATACTGGCGCCTTCTGGCAAATCTCCGTCGATCCGCTGCGGGATGCCGAACAGGTCGGGAATGGCGAGATCTTCCGATCCGTTCCGGGAACGCGAGGTGGAGTTGGAGATCTGAGCTTCGTCGTCGATCTCGATCACGACGGTCAGGATATCACCACGCTTCATGGCCCGCCGATCCCCCAGAAGCGACCGTTGCCCACCGCTCCAGAGCGAGGCGCGATCGACAGGCCGATCAGGCTGAACAACAAGGGGCAGGCCCGGATCGTACATTGCACGATTTTCGTCAGTGTCTTCGGTTGGAGTAAAGCTGGGCGGCTTGCCGAAATGATCCATGCGCCCGCAGGCTGCAACAGTACAAATTAAGGCGAAACAGAGACTGTATTTAAGTGACATTCACACTATCCTAATGAGCGACCAGAACCTGGCCAGAGCGACTGACCCGTCCCGAGACGGTATTGCGCGACGACATGTTCATGACCCGGACGTACTCTCCGACGCCAGCACGATCGAGCGACCGCCCCTCGGTTGTAATGCGCAGGCCGTTCGCTTCGAAGATCAGGGGCACGATCTGATTGCGTTCCACGATGGCCGGCGGCCCCACATCGCCGTGTCGGATGGGGCGGCCGGCATAGAGCGCTGTGCGCGTCTCCATTCCCACCAGCAAATCGGGATCTTCGATGCCGCCGGGGACCTCGCCGCGTTTCATCGCTAGGTGTTCGACCGTGAGGACCGTTTGCGCACGGATCGTCTGGGCCGCGACGACAGTGTCGGCCCTCGCGCCGCCGCCAGCGAGGCCAATGCAGATCAGCGAAAGACAGAGCCGCATCAGCGGACCTGCGTCGTGGCGCTGAGCATCTGGTCGGCGGCTGTAATGACCTTTGCGTTCAACTCGTAACCGCGCTGAGCCTCGATAAGTTCAGTAATCTCGCGCACAGGGTCGACAGAGCTGTCCTCCAGGTATCCTTGCCGCACTGTGCCCAGGCCGTCCTGGCCCGGTGTGCTGGCAAGAGCAGCGCCGGATGCTTCGGTTTCAAGGAAGAGATTGGCGCCGATCGCTTCCAGCCCCTTGGCGTTGGTAAAGCCGGCCAGGTTGAGTTGCCCCAAAAGCTGCGCCTCGGTTGCTTCGGCAAAATAAGCGTAGACCTCGCCTGCGCCGTTGATCGAGATGCTACGCGCATCGTCGGGAATCGTGATTTCAGGCGCGACGGGATAGCCGTCGGACGTGACGATCAACCCGTCTGCCGATCGCTTCAGCGCACCGTCACGCGTATAGGCCGCCTGTCCGGATGGTAGCGCCACTTCGAAGTACCCGTTACCCTCGATTGCGATGTCGAGATCGCCACCGGTTGCCGAAAGCGAGCCTTGCGCAAGGTTGACGGATATGGCTGCGGGCCTGACGCCGAGGCCCAGTTGCACGCCGGTGGGCAGAAGGGTGCCGTCGGCGGCGTTGACCGTGCCGGGGCGTGCCAGTTGTTGATAATGCAGGTCCGCGAACTCGGCTCGGCGGGTGTTATAGCCGGTCGTGGACATGTTTGCGAGGTTGTTCGAAATGGTTTCGACCCGCATCTGCTGGGCCGCCATACCGGTTGCGGCGATTTTCAGGGCACGCATGGCAATCTCCTTTGGCTACTTGGCGACGAACGTCTGAAGTGCGGTGCGAATGCGTTCGTGTTCCGCTTCGATAAAGCTCTGTCCCATCTCGTAGGCACGCTGCACTTCGATCATTCGCGCGATTTGGCCGAGAGGCTCGACATTGGAGCTTTCGAGAAATCCCTGCCGTATCAGTGGATCGAGAACAGGCTCGACGCCGGCGTCGGAGCGGAACATCACGCCGCCCTCCCGGACCATCGCTGTCATGTCTGTGGGCATCACCAGCCCGACCTGGCCGATCAGCCGCCCATCCGAGCTTATGGTGCCGTCGCCGGATATCCCCAGCGTGCCGCCGTCCGGCGGGATGAAGACCGGCGCACCGCCAGCATCCAGCACACTGTACCCGTCATTGGTCACAAGATCACCTTCGGCAGAGAC is part of the Roseovarius sp. THAF9 genome and encodes:
- the flgH gene encoding flagellar basal body L-ring protein FlgH, encoding MSLKYSLCFALICTVAACGRMDHFGKPPSFTPTEDTDENRAMYDPGLPLVVQPDRPVDRASLWSGGQRSLLGDRRAMKRGDILTVVIEIDDEAQISNSTSRSRNGSEDLAIPDLFGIPQRIDGDLPEGASMENAVGINQSSSSGGDGSVSRREELTLRIAASVTQVLPNGVLAIQGSQEVRVNFELRELLVQGFVRPEDISRQNEITYDKIASARISYGGRGQITDVQQPRYGQQALDMILPF
- the flgA gene encoding flagellar basal body P-ring formation chaperone FlgA encodes the protein MRLCLSLICIGLAGGGARADTVVAAQTIRAQTVLTVEHLAMKRGEVPGGIEDPDLLVGMETRTALYAGRPIRHGDVGPPAIVERNQIVPLIFEANGLRITTEGRSLDRAGVGEYVRVMNMSSRNTVSGRVSRSGQVLVAH
- the flgG gene encoding flagellar basal-body rod protein FlgG, which encodes MRALKIAATGMAAQQMRVETISNNLANMSTTGYNTRRAEFADLHYQQLARPGTVNAADGTLLPTGVQLGLGVRPAAISVNLAQGSLSATGGDLDIAIEGNGYFEVALPSGQAAYTRDGALKRSADGLIVTSDGYPVAPEITIPDDARSISINGAGEVYAYFAEATEAQLLGQLNLAGFTNAKGLEAIGANLFLETEASGAALASTPGQDGLGTVRQGYLEDSSVDPVREITELIEAQRGYELNAKVITAADQMLSATTQVR
- a CDS encoding flagellar hook-basal body complex protein, with amino-acid sequence MESAFYTTLTRQSGLMREMRTIANNIANSSTTGYRQEGLIFAEHIVGVDNGPSLSMATANVRNTSYAQGTLTQTGSALDLAVEGDGFFLVETPAGERLTRNGSFAVSAEGDLVTNDGYSVLDAGGAPVFIPPDGGTLGISGDGTISSDGRLIGQVGLVMPTDMTAMVREGGVMFRSDAGVEPVLDPLIRQGFLESSNVEPLGQIARMIEVQRAYEMGQSFIEAEHERIRTALQTFVAK